TTTTTGGTATAGTTTTTTAAATGCTGAATTACTGTTTAATATCTATGCAGGATGACTTGGGAAGAGCAACTCCTGTTACAGGAAATCCTTCTCGTCCAGCTAGCCGTAATGCTTTCGATGAAAGCATTGAGTCCATTAGTTCGGCTGAAGCCGAACTGGCTAATTTGAGGCATGACTTGAAATCTGGTGCAAATGTTCAAGGCACATCTGCTGTCCAGACCATTGGTCCACCTTCATCGTATACATATGCAGCTGTCCTAGGTTCTTCCTTGTCTAGAAGTACCACACCTGATCCTCAACTTGTTGCTAGAGCTCCTAGTCCTTGTCCAACGGCTATTGGAAGCGGAAGAGTTGGAGCCTCTGAAAAGAGAGGCATGACTAgttcaaattcattttctggTGTCTCGTCTGGAATAAATGAGTCTGCAGATCTTGTAGCTGCTTTGTCAGGCATGAACTTGTCAACAAATGGTGTATTGAATGAAGATAATCAACTACCATCACAGATTGAACAAGATAttgaaaatcatcaaaattatttgcatGGCATACAAGGTGGTCAGAATCACATCaagcaaaataaatacatgaaaAAGTCTGATTCTGGGAATTTGCAAATGCCTCCTGGTCTTCAATCAGCGAAAATGTCTTATTCTGACCTGGCAAAGAGCAATGGAGGTGGGTTGGACCTGAATAATGCATCCTTGTTAACTGATAGGCGTGTTGAATTACAAAAACCTGCTGTTCCTACTAGCAACTCATACTTGAAAGGATCTCCTACATCCACTCTTAATGGGGGAGGTGGCTTGAATTCTCAGTATCAGAATGTGGATAATTTGCCTAACTATGGTCTGGGTGGTTACGCCCTGAGTCCATCTATGGCCTCTGTCATGGCTGGCCAACTTGGCGCTGGTAATCTGCCACCATTGTATGAAAATGTTGCTGCAGCATCAGCTATGGCAGTCCCTGGAATGGACTCAAGAGTGCTCGGAGGAGGCTTTGCTTCTGGACAGAATCTATCAGCTGCATCTGAATCACATAATCTTAATCGAGCGGGAAGTCAAATGGGAGGGGGTGCTCTTCAGTTCCCTTTTGTTGATCCAGTGTATCTACAGTACTTGAGGTCATCTGAGTATGCAGCACAACTTGCTGCTCTGAATGATCCCTCGGTGGATAGGAACTTCCTTGGCAATTCATACATGAATCTACTTGAGCTCCAGAAAGCTTATCTCGGAGTTCTTCTTTCACCTCAGAAATCTCAGTATGGTGGTCCGTTAGGCAGTAAATCTAGTGGTTCTAATCATCATGGTTATTGTGGAACTCCTGGATTTGGCCTGGGCATGTCCTATCCTGGAAGTCCTCTGGCAAATCCTGTAATTCCAAACTCCCCAGTTGGGCCTGGTAGTCCTATCAGACACAATGATCCAAACTTGCGTTTTGCTGGGATGAGGAACTTAGCTGGGGGTGTCATGGGACCTTGGCATTTGGACGCTAGCATGGATGAGAGCTTTGGATCCTCTTTGCTGGAAGAGTTTAAGAGCAACAAAACAAAGTGTTTTGAACTTTCTGAAATTGCTGGTCACGTTGTTGAGTTCAGGTATGCAATGCTCCTAGCTCATCTGATGCTCCATTTTTCTGCCGTCCTAAATTGATTTCTGCCTTTGTACATTGTGTGTGAACAGTGCGGATCAGTATGGTAGCCGATTCATTCAACAAAAACTTGAAACAGCCACAACAGAAGAGAAAAACATGGTTTATCAAGAAATCATGCCCCAAGCTCTTGCTTTGATGACTGATGTATTTGGTAATTATGTCATTCAGAAGGTACCTGTACTTGTGCTTTGTTGAGTATTAATCTTGTTGGTTCTCTGTTCAATTCGTTCAATTTTGCGTAATAAATATCTCTGTCTGTTCAGTTTTTTGAGCATGGACTTGCATCTCAACGAAGAGAATTGGCAAACAAGCTCTTTGGTCATGTTTTAACCCTTAGCCTTCAAATGTATGGCTGTCGTGTGATCCAGAAGGTACCATTAGTTGAAactgcatttatttatttatttttaaaattaatactttCATTTCATGTGATTCCTCACCTTCTCATATGCATATTTTCTGCACTGCATTGAGTTTATACGAAAGCAAGTTCCATCAAAGAGTTAATGCATATTGAATAACTATTGTTGTGTTTGTGATGAAGGTTTTAACAGTTTTATGCTTTGTCCAACCACACAGGCCATTGAAGTTGTTGATCTTGATCAGAAGATTAAAATGGTTGAAGAGCTCGATGGTCATGTGATGCGCTGTGTACGTGACCAAAATGGAAATCATGTCATTCAGAAGTGTATTGAATGTGTTCCTGAGGAgaatattcaatttattgtCACAACATTCTTCGACCAAGTCGTTACCCTTTCCACCCATCCTTATGGGTGTCGTGTGATACAGGTTCAGATTCTTGCTTAATTGTTTTACTTTCTGTACTGCCCTTTTTTTTGCGCGCGGggggttggggggggggggggggttgtgGGCGGAATTTCAGaattgtttctattttatattgtttttgctttttgtcTGGCAGAGAATACTTGAGCACTGCAAGGACTCCAAAACACAGAGTAAGGTTATGGATGAAATTTTAGGATCTGTTAGCATGCTGGCACAGGATCAGTATGGCAATTACGTGGTCCAGGTTTGTTAACTTTACTTGAAACTTTCAGTGTgaaatcttttattattttctcatacAAATTATAGTTTCTTGTGTTATTTAgtgtttgggaattctttgttttttgtaCAATATTGAGTACTTGAATTGATTCCTGGAACCCATTTAACAGCATGTTCTGGAGCATGGAAAGCCTCATGAGCGTTCTATTATAATTGAGGAATTAGCTGGAAAGATAGTGCAAATGAGTCAGCAGAAGTTTGCCTCCAATGTTGTGGAGAAGTGTTTAACTTTTGGAGGCCCTAATGAACGTCAGTTGCTGGTGGACGAGATGCTTGGCTCTACAGATGAAAATGAGCCTCTTCAGGTGTGTCAAATTTCTGACCTTCTAACTGGATtgttatgtatttattaatttgataaaagcaATAGgttatttctcattttcttttaaactcTTGTAACATAAATGAGCCACAATGTTCTGTTGCTGGTTTCCACTGAAAGGTTAGATGAAACTTCTTATTAAGTTTTAAGTTGCATAATGTCTTGTGTTCAATCAATCTATAGTATTTAACTCTTCTTCTGACTTGAAAGCTTTGATTAGAAGGTAGTAATGCTTTCATATTAGTTGATCAGGTATCTGCTTCTTAAGTATTTGGAAAGAGGACTTCTGAGTTTAGATCGTGTCCTGCGTTTAATGTTTTCTTCAGCTAGCTATTTCCTCATATCTTTGATGAAAGGAAAACTTAGAAGTCAACTTTTGGCATTATGGTGCTCCTATTTCCtgatttattagttatttccATACTGTATGATGTTGTTTCTCTTACAGGCAATGATGAAAGATCAGTTTGCAAACTACGTTGTACAAAAAGTTTTGGAGACTTGTGAGGACCAACAACGCGAGCTGATTCTTTCACGAATTAAAGTTCATTTGAACGCATTAAAGAAGTACACGTATGGGAAGCATATTGTTGCACGTGTAGAGAAACTTGTTGCTGCTGGGGGTACTTATTCTTTCCCTTATAATTACTAATGTATGAGCTCACTAAATCACCACCACCTTGGCCTGATAACCCAACACGTACATTAAG
This window of the Citrus sinensis cultivar Valencia sweet orange chromosome 8, DVS_A1.0, whole genome shotgun sequence genome carries:
- the LOC102629221 gene encoding pumilio homolog 2-like; this translates as MLSELGRRPMIGNSEGSFGDDFEKEIGMLLREQRRQETDDCERELNLYRSGSAPPTVEGSLSAVGGLFGAADNNMAFSELSRAKAGNNNGFSSEEELRSDPAYLSYYYSNVNLNPRLPPPLLSKEDWRFAQRLRGESSMLGELDDRRKVNGGAGNSGSGGNRSLFSMPPGFDTRKQQSESAQEKLRSSADWGGDGLIGLSGIGLGSKQKSLAEIFQDDLGRATPVTGNPSRPASRNAFDESIESISSAEAELANLRHDLKSGANVQGTSAVQTIGPPSSYTYAAVLGSSLSRSTTPDPQLVARAPSPCPTAIGSGRVGASEKRGMTSSNSFSGVSSGINESADLVAALSGMNLSTNGVLNEDNQLPSQIEQDIENHQNYLHGIQGGQNHIKQNKYMKKSDSGNLQMPPGLQSAKMSYSDLAKSNGGGLDLNNASLLTDRRVELQKPAVPTSNSYLKGSPTSTLNGGGGLNSQYQNVDNLPNYGLGGYALSPSMASVMAGQLGAGNLPPLYENVAAASAMAVPGMDSRVLGGGFASGQNLSAASESHNLNRAGSQMGGGALQFPFVDPVYLQYLRSSEYAAQLAALNDPSVDRNFLGNSYMNLLELQKAYLGVLLSPQKSQYGGPLGSKSSGSNHHGYCGTPGFGLGMSYPGSPLANPVIPNSPVGPGSPIRHNDPNLRFAGMRNLAGGVMGPWHLDASMDESFGSSLLEEFKSNKTKCFELSEIAGHVVEFSADQYGSRFIQQKLETATTEEKNMVYQEIMPQALALMTDVFGNYVIQKFFEHGLASQRRELANKLFGHVLTLSLQMYGCRVIQKAIEVVDLDQKIKMVEELDGHVMRCVRDQNGNHVIQKCIECVPEENIQFIVTTFFDQVVTLSTHPYGCRVIQRILEHCKDSKTQSKVMDEILGSVSMLAQDQYGNYVVQHVLEHGKPHERSIIIEELAGKIVQMSQQKFASNVVEKCLTFGGPNERQLLVDEMLGSTDENEPLQAMMKDQFANYVVQKVLETCEDQQRELILSRIKVHLNALKKYTYGKHIVARVEKLVAAGERRIAAQSPHPA